The sequence CCAGACTCTTGCTGAAAGTTCCTACGATCACGTCGACATCGTCCTCGACGCCGGCCTCTTCGGCCAAGCCGCGTCCGGTTTCGCCGAGCACGCCCAACGAATGCGCCTCGTCGACCAATAGACAGGCGCCGTGCTCGCGTTTCACCCGCGCGATGTCGGCCAGCGGCGCGCGATCGCCGAGCATGCTGTAGATACCCTCGACGATTATCAATTTGTTGCCGCCGTCGCCATCGAGCCGCCGCAATCGGCGATCGAGATCATCGGCGTCGTTGTGGCGGAATCGGATGACCGTCGCGTCGCTCAGCTTGCAGCCGTCATAAATGCTGGCATGGCTGTCGGCATCGATCAGTATGTAATCGCCGGTCCCGGCGAGTGCCGGGATGACGCCGAGATTGGCCTGGTACCCGGTGGTGAAGACGATGCATCCGCGGCGCTTCATGAACGTCGCGATATCCTGTTCGAGGTCGCGGTGCAGCGCATAGGTGCCGTTGGCCAGTCGCGAACCCGTCGTCCCCGTGCCCTCGGCACGCAGCGCCTCGATCGCGGCCTCGATGCACTCGGGATGGAAGGTCAGTCCAAGGTAGTTATTGGTGCCGGCAAGAATCACCTCGCGGCCATTGATGATCGCCTCGGTCGGTGAAAGGACGCGATCCATGCGCACGCCGAATGGTATTGTGCCCGCCGCCGCCAACTGGTTGCGTCGGCCCTCGACCACCGAGAATTTATCGAAAAGGTCCATTTTCTAATCTTTGCCGATCAGCGATTGCACGGTCTCGGTAAGATCGCCGACAGTCCTGACCTCGGACAGGCGATTCATCGGAATCATGATGTCATAGGCATCTTCGATCGTCATGACCAGATCCATGACCGAGACCGAATCGACCTCGAGATCGGCGGCGATGTCGGTATCGGCGTTCAATGGGATACCGGACTTGTTCAGCGGCGCCATGTAACCGCAGATTTCCTGGAT is a genomic window of Alphaproteobacteria bacterium containing:
- a CDS encoding acyl carrier protein; the encoded protein is MTDTHHGAPTSNELIQEICGYMAPLNKSGIPLNADTDIAADLEVDSVSVMDLVMTIEDAYDIMIPMNRLSEVRTVGDLTETVQSLIGKD
- a CDS encoding aminotransferase class I/II-fold pyridoxal phosphate-dependent enzyme, with the translated sequence MDLFDKFSVVEGRRNQLAAAGTIPFGVRMDRVLSPTEAIINGREVILAGTNNYLGLTFHPECIEAAIEALRAEGTGTTGSRLANGTYALHRDLEQDIATFMKRRGCIVFTTGYQANLGVIPALAGTGDYILIDADSHASIYDGCKLSDATVIRFRHNDADDLDRRLRRLDGDGGNKLIIVEGIYSMLGDRAPLADIARVKREHGACLLVDEAHSLGVLGETGRGLAEEAGVEDDVDVIVGTFSKSLAAIGGFAVSDHPRFDLIRFTSRAYIFSASPSPASVASVRATLRVMVASPHLRTTLAENSKALQGGLSALGFDVASPPSPVVAVKIDERDKAVFLWNRLLDSGVYVNLAIPPGTPNALSLLRCSVSAAHSKAQIDKICEIFETVGHEAGILPAPGGAAPRAAAPRA